ttaatccctgagatatcTCAATGTAAAGATAAAGTGGTGCAATTTGAACAGTGTGTCTCAGCTGTTCTACATAGTAAAGAAATGGTGCTGTGGTAAATGAATGCAACAACTCTTTGGGcctaaattgtaagaaataaaggtttaaaattacagaaacaaaTTCTGGAGCTCAATGCCCAGACTTTCCTGTAATTATAAAGTAGAATTCTTTTGCTAATTcaattcacattttccaaagacGTCCAGTGGGCTGGACTGGAGTCTTTGCTGGACCAATTTTGGACCCTGAGCCTTATGTTTGACTCCCCTGCTCTAAGCTATTGCACTTTTGGCACAATCTTACACATAATAGGAAAAACACCGCCACTTTTCGCCTTTTATATATGTGTTCTCTCTTCATTTTAGTCCCTGACACACGGACACTGTGATTCACCTCCTCTCAGACTCTCTCGCTAGTGTGCAGAGGGCTCGATCTGTAATCCTGTCATGAATAATGTACGATTTACATTTAGCTAATAATACTTTTAAGAATTTTCATAAAACACAGTGTATGTTACTGTTCGATATTAGTAGTAATGAGCAGAATTCACTAATAACTTTATAAATGTGGTTGAAACGGCTCATTAATTCATGAAGGGATACGCAGTAAAGTTTGAACTGTTGGATCCAGAGATGATGAACCCTCTTACCTCAGCGAACTGCGGTCCTCCCTGGTCCTCGTGGTCGGCCGCACCGCCCTGCAGCAGCAGAGCCAGCGTCACGCAAAGCAGCAGCGGGCCCCACAGGTCCCAGTCCCGCAGCAGAGCCGAGCTCCGCTTCGGGTAGAGGACGTGGATGAACTTGTTCCCCACCGCCCGCAGGTCCCTCATGATTGTGTCCTTAACCGGTTCGTCCAGAGTGGAGAATTCATCATCTCTCCTGGAGGGGCCGACGGGCACCGAGATGTCCCCTTCCACCGGGATGTCCTCCGAGATGGAAACGTCTGACAGCCCGGCGAACGGTCTGCTGGCCTCCTCCGATGCCGCCATCTTACCTCGCCGAGAAGCTTTCTGAAAACGTCGTCAAAGCTTCTGGGAGATTAGTCAGAAAACTTCAGTAAActtctttaaaagaaagaaaaagcagacaGAGCAGCTGTTACTGGTGAGTTTAAATCCTGTTCTGTGACTTAGTCTGACGGCGTATGCTCCACGTCAGCTGAGGATTGTTTACTTCCGGCAGACGCTGGATATCCGTGTGGTACGTTCAGGTTCACCTGCGTCAGTTCCACCAGCTATCGTTTAACAAAAAACTATGTTATGAAAGAATTCGAGAGTGAGGAAATTAAGTTTATACGAAGAACAGATATATTTACTTCCCATTCATCCTAAAGTAAAAGAAGTAAAGTCCAAAGTCGTAAATGAGATGTACCGAATCAATAAATTcctaaaatgaaaatgtaatctAGATGGGAGCACGTGTATAATCTGTGAAAATGATATTGAAAGTCTGGATCATTTGTTTTTCCATTGTGAGTCGGGGGGCAAACTGGAATGACACGTGTAGCTGGCTACAGTCCAGAGGGATTCGGTTACCACATTTAGCAGTCACTGTAATTAAATTTATGGATATGTATTGCAAATCTAAATTTGGAGTCTGTTATCAGTACTGTGTTGTTATTAGGGagatattttattcataaatgtGGATATTTTAAAGCTAAACCATGTAACAAATGACTGAACAAATATAAACTCCCGATTAAGAGTCAAAAACTTGCAAAAAACACGGTTTGCTCTATTCAGCAATAGTTTCTCTattgaataaattaaattaaattttaagaTGACCCCACCTTTTCCAGATACAGTCCAGGATTTgtcattttttcacattttgtgtCTATTTTTCACGTTTCACTGTTTgttaatcttttttctttcctttttaatgCTATACTTTGTGTATATTAGTTTCTTGAATAACCATTGTTGGTGCCTTTTTGTCTGTAGCGAGGTTCATAAAtaaagttctttaaaaaaaatgtgacctCCATTTTTCAAGACGGTCAGTGAAGGTGTCGTCAGCCGTCGAGCACTGGTGACGTATTAAGTGGTCGACGGTTGTTGAATCTTGTGTTTATATTTCGGTCTCGCTAACTAAAAGACATTTTCTCGCTGCAGAAGTTTGAAAATAAacgtaaataaaaataaaagtcgaTGATGTCCACGACGTAAGCTCTGTGGCGTTGTGTTTTCACGTTGACTCGTGTGTGGAGGCATCAGGACGATGGATTTCTGCGGGAAACAGGTGAAAGCAGACTGCGAGCAGCTCCTGAAGCGCTTCCAGCGAACACAGTCCGTCCGCTTCGAGATTTTCGCCAGAATATGGAGAGAGATGAAGTTCTCACAGATTTTCTAGTAGGTTTTCTACTCAAAACATCCCTGTGTTTTCCATCACAGGGTTTGAGTCTTCTTATCCAAATTCTTTTGaggtttttgtgtgtcagaATGAGAAATCTTTTCTTTAACTTCATGTCACCCttattatctttattattaaaagGCAAACATTTCACACTCAAGTGTCCAATTTATAGACACACTTAATTTCCAGGAAAGCAAAGTATACAATAAGGTGAAAGGGCCATGAACAAATAATCTCAATGGTGAAAACATGGATAAACACACAGGAAACAACagaataaattacatttaaaaaattaaactggAGATCATGTatcacaccagcagcagcaccactgAGCTCTTAGACCCCTTACTGGTTAAATCCTTACTCGGTGTTGTATGTTTCTCTCGCCGCAGTGGCACTGTGAATCACGAGAAGCGAAAATTCAGTCGTCTGATACTGGACGTGGCCTCTGTCTTCTTCCTGCCACCCTTCAGCTTCCAGATCCGAGTAGGAGGACTTTACCTCCTGTACAGCTTGTATCAGTGCCAGAATGCGTCACCCTCTGAGCAGGTCAGGACTGACAGCACATGTACTTTCTCTTTAAAGTGATCAGCAAACATGAAATCAAGCTCTTgttatgaagcgccttgaggcgacttttgttgtgatttggcgctatataaataaaattgaattgaattgtgtcTCTGGCTGCAGATCCGTCTGGCACTGAAGGACTGGGTGGACGTGAAGACATTTGAGAAAGATGCTATAGAGGCTCAGCACTTCGATGTGGTCTACATACTCCAGCAGCTCATGTTCTGTAAAGCTTTCCACTTCACCGCCACACCCTCTCTGGTTAGTTTcctgtttaaatattttaaatatattttaaggtggatctgttttattttattttcagcttcCATGATATTGTGCCCACAGCACCCTCAGAATTCTGCTCTTGGCTGACAGGAATTGTAGTCCATCCAAGGCTAGAAACATTACATCACTAGTTAGAGTAGATATATCTTCTTTCCTTCCCCCAGCTCACCTACAATAAGAAGAGGAAGGTGGAAAGGTCGCCAATGCATGAGAATTTCATGGAGCGAGTGTCCCGTCCACAAGAGCTGGTTAACATCGAGCTGCTGGAAGTAAGTCGACCCTTCCTTCCCCCTACTACCCAAACCCCACCAGATGTAGCTACACAGCAGTCAAGCTGCATCACATTTCAGgctgcatttctctgcagaagCATCCTGTTCTCTCTGTGACATTAAAAATACTCAACACAAAGTGATTTTAGCTGCATAGGAGGGCAGGAAAGTGAACACAGGAATGACATGGAGCATCCTTtcagatttcaaaataaaaatactgcaaGCAGACTAAACGCCTCACTTCTAAAGGCTTGTTTATTGGTGTGTGAAAAAGGGAGTAGACATCAACGACACAACATCGCAAACAGGTATCTCTGTTGTCTTGCAGGAAATGGACAACGTTCACCAGCACTATGAGAATCTGAAGGCATCCACCCTCTCTCTGACATCAGCACAGCAAGATCCGTCCGTCAGCCTGATCCGTAAAAACCTCGTCCCTCAGCTTCGCAGCACTGTGGTCGACTTCTACAATTGGCAGAAAAGGAAGGTCTGAAAACGGAGAACATATCTCCTGTTGTTACAGTTTATTTTACCATGTTGTAGCTTCactttttgtgggttttttttctccacatctGATGTGATGCTGTGTCATGTTTTGTCCTGACAGGACAGTGTGGATGAAGAAGAGGACAGCAGTGAGGGACCATCATCCCAGCAGGAGGTGAGATAGCCACTTCAGTGTCTTACCTCATGTCTCTTGCAGGTTTAGGTGATGAATAACAGGAAGTCAGAAAGCTGTTGGAGTTTTCCAAAGATGCTGTAACTTTCTCCAGAGACGCCTCTGTTGATCtgctgtctttgtgtgtgtcccCAGTGCTCCAAAAGGGCAGGGCTCCTTGCTTCCATCAAATCGAAGGCGTACGGACAAGCAGCAGAGGTTTGTGTCAGTGGATACAGTCTTTactgatttttatatttattgtgacaatttattattttatatatgttttttcCCTCAGGTCTCCAAGTCAAGGCGTCATCGCCAGGTGGAAGTGGATTTCACCAGTAACGAGGCCCCCACGTTAGGTCGCTCCAGAATAACCAAGCCGTCGCTCAAAGCCAGAACCAGTGAGAATCTCCATATTTCAGGTAATCTTCCTGTAACCACTAAAAATACAACATTTCCTGATCTTAAACATTTCACACCCGTTCCTGCTTTATGTGCGATCCCAGGCCTTGGCCATGATATTGACAAACAGGAAGGACTAAGTTTGCATTAGATTTTCTAAATAAAACCCTTCAGTAAGTTGTAGGAAATTATTAGCATGCTTTACGATTCCAtattttaacaaataaataaaagcctaTTATTGCTATTCCCCTTCTGTTCTTTTTGGGCAATTTATTTACCTTTAACTTGTCCAGCAGTTGCAATAATCCCACTGCAGAAATTCATAGTCAAGTGATGTAACAACAGCATAAATGTTAAAAGAAATTAGTAATTACAGCACACATTTTTTAGCATTATAAGCTCTATATATTATCTACAGTGAAGCTGCCTCCGTACTGAAATCCATTTCCTTGTTGCACGTCTTTGAAGTTTCTGACGACTGTTCACTTTCTGTGGTCCCTGGTCACCACGTTGCTGTGGATCACTTTCATTGTGGATGTAATTAAGTCTTCCGAGGCACCGGTAAAATTAAACAGTGACACTAAAGTGCTAAAAAAACACGCAGAAACAGGCTGTATTTAATCTATAAAGCACCTCAGTTAGACTAATCACTGCACATGTATACTATGCTTTATAATTTTCACCTGCTGattattaaaatgtttccatCAGTGACAGAGAAATTCCAGAATTTTACTACATGGAAACTCTTTATGAATGAATCCTTTGTACTTCTCAGGTGACTTGTGGACGGAAGCCATGACAACCACTAAGATCAGTCGGCTTGCACAGCTCGAGTCTGCTCGTGATGGTGCGTGATTAGGCTCTTTTATATTTCATGTGTTTGCTCACTGGCCCCTGCTGTCTTTTCATTGGCTGGCTTGTGTtctttatgttgtttttcttgcagATAAACCGAAACAGTACAAAAAGTTCAAGTGGTCCTGAAGAAACTGCACAACACTGGAGCTGCTGTTCAGAGCATTCACTGAAGTCTGATATGTGCTTTGCTATTATAATAAATCATGTTGACatctttaccttttttttttttatatacatgtttttaaattattttttaatcagttCATTGGTGGTTAAATTACAGTTACAGTAAATTATTGGAAACATTGTTCATAGTAAAGCTTATCGCTATGTAACTTTCTCTCTGAAGGAAACACCATCTGCTGAagcattttcatgttttatataAAAACTCATTTTTTACAGTTACAGTTGTCTGAATCTTTCTTGTGTAACATTCCATGTGTTTGAAAATGTGGACATCTGGTTTTCAGTAGCCTATCTTGCTGTTTAGAATAACCTCAAATGTGTCTCTTGTAATTCATTATCTTCTTTTTGCTTGATTTGTTTTTCCTCGCAGTGCTTATAATTTTTGGGAAAATGCCAAGATGTTAGTCCTTGAATTctttaaaactgataaaaacagCTGGAGGGATGTTTGTAAATTCAATTTTAGCCTAAGCTAGTTGTTGCTATGTTAATAACTGGCTTACGTTTAGCAGCTTTAGAACTGTAAATGTACTATTTAacactttgttttcattttttgacatttttagtaattaataaattatttatcaATTAGTCCATTACTTAATCtatgacagatttttttaatatgactTTTATATGCTTGAACTATACATTTTGACAAAATGAGAGCCCAGACCTCACCATTAGGCAGCAAACATCCAAGAAAGCTGTGGTGGAAAGTCTGCAATGAAGTCAGCTGTGGTCAAGCTTTTTAATTACTGCATGCAGGAGAGCAAAACAGACATCGACCATCACAGTTACACAGTCAGGAGAGCTCTGCTCTTGAGACGTTGCAGCTCCCTTTTCACACACAACTCTCTGTATCGTTTGAGTTACAATAGTTTCTTGTCTACCTGTGCTGTTGCTGGGCAGAGCGCGTTCACACTATGCTCCAGGAAGCACCCGGCACTTGCCTCCCTGGGAGTTTCATACAGTCAGCAGATAACATGGTTAAGCAAACTAAGCAGAGCATATTGACACATGCATCCTTCACCTAAGAAATAAAAGGCTATGCAAAGTTCTACAGTGAATTTGTAACCACTTCATCTAAATGTGAGAATAAAGTAGAATTTTGCCTTCACACGTCTTTAGAATGTCTCtgaagaagcctggagaactgttcctgaagactatttaaagaaattCCAAGAAAGCTTGCATAAGGAagctcaggctgtgttgaagattAAAAATTGTAACactaaatattgactttcaaccttattagaactgtacaaactctGCATTTTGATGTGTTTGCACAAGACTTTTACATAGTACTGACTGTATGTGTGAAACAATATTGTTAAGTCATTATAACTTACACCTATttgccccccccaaaaaataataataaccgggacatttttaatttgcagatCACAAAATATtgagttgtaaaaaaaaataatagaatatttAAATTGTTGAAATGTCCCACAGTCAGTGAACGCCTCACCGCTCACCGCTGTGTGACTGCAGATCTGCGGGTCTGGAGGATGAGGAGCGGCGGGGATGCTTGCTGCCCCCTCTCCTCCGATGATACATCTGATTCTGCTCGTAGTCTGAAGGGAAACAGCCTCAGCCATGGCCTCTGACAGTAAGTATACCCACCTCCTCACCGTGTGACTGCGTCTAATGTTTTTggtttgctttttttctccctgtctCTGCTGTTTTCAGGCTCCCCTCCTGGTTTATTTTGACTGACTGGGAGCGCCAGTACATGAAGGCCAATTTATCAATTCCTTTGATTTGCTACAGATATTTTTCATATGGAGCGAGACTGTTGCTCTTTAAGAACCTTTTTCAGTCATCATTTAAGcgaatttaattaattatgtcATTCGTTCTGCTGGGGCTTACAGCAAATTTGTGATACTCCGGACAGTTAATAGTTGCCTCATCATGGCCACTTCAAGGACGCCTGTTTTGCTCGCACAGTTGGGCATAATAGCTAATTGCACATGAAGAGCATATAATATGAGAGATATTGCAATATATATCTGTAAGGACCTTGATAAAATGTAGCGGGATGTGCTGGATGTTACACGGGGTTTCCCTTTCTTCTGCCAATGGGTTTCCCAAAAGCAGAGCCTCCCTTTAGGCTGTTCTGTCAGTCAGGCGGCGCAGGTGGTGGAGACAATGATGGTTTGTCAGGTAGCGAGAGAAGTAGGtcagaaacagacacagagaccTCGTTTTGTTTCATAAATGAAAGCCAGAAACACGTGCCATATTTTACtatctttcattttaatgtaaaCTGTTGCATAGAAATAGTTTGCAAGTTCAAGTTGAACTGTCGAGTTACCCTGTGTCTTTCAAGCAGAGTATTAGAACTACAGAACTACAACATGGCATattcatacatttatttattcattcaaatAGAGAGTAACTCAACAGGTGTACATATGACACAACATGAGAGGCCTGCTCTTCAACGACTTTAAAACTGTAGCCCTTTGTATGCAGAAATATTTTGCTGTCactattgttaataataaaaattaattttgAGGAAATAGATGTTGGTGAAATGCAACAAAAATGCAAGCCATGTTAGGGTAAAGAAGAATAAAGGCTTATGTGCAGGTCGGTTAAATCATGAGACTTCAGATGCAGCTCCAAAAAgcagattctgttcatctgggcgTAACGTTTTCACTGGGAGTCGGGGGTTGGAGGCTGAAATATCCTGCAGCAGTAAGGCCCAATGGACATGTTAGGTGACAGGCaaagtgttgttatttttgttgtagAATTTAGTTTACtgataaaattttatttaatatgttttagTGTGC
Above is a window of Oreochromis niloticus isolate F11D_XX linkage group LG19, O_niloticus_UMD_NMBU, whole genome shotgun sequence DNA encoding:
- the yipf6 gene encoding protein YIPF6, which gives rise to MAASEEASRPFAGLSDVSISEDIPVEGDISVPVGPSRRDDEFSTLDEPVKDTIMRDLRAVGNKFIHVLYPKRSSALLRDWDLWGPLLLCVTLALLLQGGAADHEDQGGPQFAEVFVIVWFGSIIITLNSKLLGGTISFFQSLCVLGYCIMPLTVAMVVCRIVLLVSSGGIIFAVRLVVVMASFGWSTFASTAFLADSQPPNRKALVVYPVFLFYFVIAWMVLTYSP
- the snapc1b gene encoding snRNA-activating protein complex subunit 1b, whose amino-acid sequence is MDFCGKQVKADCEQLLKRFQRTQSVRFEIFARIWREMKFSQIFYGTVNHEKRKFSRLILDVASVFFLPPFSFQIRVGGLYLLYSLYQCQNASPSEQIRLALKDWVDVKTFEKDAIEAQHFDVVYILQQLMFCKAFHFTATPSLLTYNKKRKVERSPMHENFMERVSRPQELVNIELLEEMDNVHQHYENLKASTLSLTSAQQDPSVSLIRKNLVPQLRSTVVDFYNWQKRKDSVDEEEDSSEGPSSQQECSKRAGLLASIKSKAYGQAAEVSKSRRHRQVEVDFTSNEAPTLGRSRITKPSLKARTSENLHISGDLWTEAMTTTKISRLAQLESARDDKPKQYKKFKWS